The Penaeus vannamei isolate JL-2024 chromosome 4, ASM4276789v1, whole genome shotgun sequence genome segment tatatatatatatatatatatatatatgtgtgtgtgtgtgtgtgtgtgtgtgtgtgtgtgtgtgtgtgtgtgttcgtataattatgtatgcatatatatatatacatatatatatatatatacatatatatatatatatatatatatatatatatatatatatatatatatatgtatatatattgtgtgtatataatattatatatatatacatacatacatacatacatatatatatatatatatatatatatatatatatatatatatatgtgtgtgtgtgtgtgtgtgtgtgtgtgtgtgtgtgtgtgtgtgtgtgtgtgtgtgtgtgtgtatgtatatagtacatacatgtatatacatttacatatatatatatatatatatatatatatatatatatatatatatatatatatatatatatatatccttgactTAGAATCATCTGCAGGCTGTCGTGTGTAACCCCTGATGTCTTAGAAATCGGCCGCTAATTCTTCCGCCACAAACGCAATTTGGACGATTTTTGTGGACAAATCTTACGtcacatttgtttattatttgaggCAAATGGAACTATACACTCATGAAGTAGCCTTAGaaacagtgtgtgtgttagtgggatGCAGTTTAAACACAAGCTGCATTCAGTTATGACATAAAAGAGACCACTTCGCAAACTTGTTCCGGCCAGTGTCACTTGTGTCAGTTGGTGTTACCTTTGTCAAGACGTGTCAGTTATGTCGTTTGTCAACTTGTGTCAGATGTGTCAGGCTACGCTGCCGTTGTAGAAGCTCGTGATAACTCGTTAAATGGGTTTAAAAAACTATGTTGAAAATTTAAATAAATTTTCAGTTTTTGTACCAATTTATCCGCACATTCACTACTGCCAATAATGAATTCCTCCCATACAGTCATTATCAAAAtgtttacagaaaaaaaagataaccaatAAACGTGAATCTGACTGTGAATGTCATGCCAGAaaaggtaataatgttaatgaataatATCTTCAGTACTGTAACAAGATGTCGTTTCGCCATTACAGtcaaaataatcattaccattttcattatgctatcattatcatgatgacaatTAATAGACATCATTATCTACTAgcaacaatatcattgttatattattatcaccattattacctttCCTACATTATCATGATCTTAATAACCATAGTTtccatgttcatcattatcaccatcatcgcaaACATCATACATTTAGTCTTTCGTACATTTACACGTACAAATGAGACGCAACAAACACCATCATTCTCCTCCGGCAGATGCACGCACGAAACCTCCCTCTGGTGATCCTGCTGGTGTCTTGGGCCGTTATGTCCTGCGAAGCCTCTCTGTCCGTTGGTGGCGTAGTGGGTGGCTTGGCGGTTCTGAAGGGCGCGGCGCTGGTCGGTTACGCGGTGGAGCGTCACCGGCGATACAACAGGCAGCTCTATCATGGCCGTTCTCGCTATCACAGAGGTTATAACGGGAGAAGACACTATCGCTACGGCCGTTCCGTCGATCCCGACACCGAACAAGACGCCGATGAAGGCAAGAACATGCTCCTGTCAACCGTGGGGCAGCTCGACCCCGACGGCTGCATCCTCAAGATGCTTTGCAACCTCCAGACGAGGAGTCACTCCAGCCTCACGCCAGAGGAGGACCTCCTCGTCGACATGTTCTCCAACAACACTGAGACCATGTCCTCCTACAACGCCGCCTTCGTCTACGCCGCAGACGTCGGCACAAGGACCCGCGACCCGTCCGTCTGCAACAAGCTCTTCCCTAAATGTTCCCTCAGCGAACAGCAGCTGAGCGGCCTCCTTCGGAGAGTATGGGGTTGCGCCTCTGACCTCTTCCGAGAAGACGTTGAACGCGAGGAGGACTTCAGTGCCACGCCGCCCATGGAACAACCCATGGGCGAGGAAAGGCCTGTCGATGAGGAGCCCCGAGAGGAACAACAAACCTCGGACGAAGAGCAACCCATAGTCGACTATGTCGATGACGAAGAAGTGGACACAAATGTTCTGTCCCTGCAAGATGATGAGTTGCCCAGAAGTGAAATGTCCATGGAAAAACTGGTGGCCCTAGATGACGAAATGTTCCTTGACAATGGAATGCCCGGCCTTGAGCTGCCCCAAAATGCTGAAATGATCCTTGGTAATGGAATGCCCATAGTTGAGCTACCTCAAAGTGCTGAAATGATCCTTGATAATGGAATGCTCCTAAATGAGCTGCCCCAAAACACTGAAATGATCCTTGGTAATGGAATGCCCCTACTTGAGCTGCCCCAAACTGCTGAAATGATGCTTGGTAATGGAATGCCCCTAAATGAGCTGCCCCTAAATGCTGAAATGATCCTTGGTAATGGAATGCCCCTACTTGAGCTGCCCCAAACTGCTGAAATGATCCTTGGTAATGGAATGCCCTTACTGGAGCTGCCCCTAAATGCTGAAATGATCTTTGGTAATGGATTGCCCCTAGTTGACTTGGCCCAAACTGCTGAAATGATGCTTGGTAATGGAATGCCCCTAAATGAGCTGCCCCTAAATGCTGAAATGATCCTTGGTAATGGTATACCTCTACTTGAGCTGCTCTAAAAAGACGAAATGTCCATGGAAGAACAAGTACCCCCATTTATGgaataatcaatataaatattgTCTAAGATCGGTAGTTATGAATTAGAccaatatatttatagaaatgaatTGCCAAAAtcagttgttattcttgttatcctttcaatatgtatatatatatatatgtatgtgtatatatatatatatatatatatatatatatatatatatatatatatatatataacaaaatcctCATCGCGGAACCCATACATATGATTACGTTGGTGAGTGGCGGAGCTGACAATAgggcatgtgagagagagagggagagaggggatatatttctgtatgtacagtatgtgtaaAAGGGTAGTGTTTGTGTCTTAGCATACAGGTTGTTAAGTTTGTGAGCGTATTCAGTGATTCTTTTTAAATGCAAGCATCATCATCTccgctatatatgtatgtatagatacatacatacatacatgtatatatacacatatttatgtgtgtgagtatacacacatatatatggagaaagagactgagagagagaaaggaagagattaagagagCTAGTGCATGTAaatttgtgagtgcgtgtataaGGGAGTTGTCTTTGTCCTTGCGCTTGTCTTTGCATGCAGTTGTAAACGCAAACGCAATAAcgtgtaataacaacaacaataatgagtataaaagaaattatagcaatactaatgatactgataatgataaaaattgcataagaatagcaataataataaggataattacaataaggcaacaagaatgaaagttcctgttttgcgtcCGAGCAAAAATAAAAACTGATGAGGATATTTCTCATTATTCACCATTTATTTCTACAtgcatttaaaaaagaaaacaactgtTTTACAAAGTCATCAAATCTAGTTGGTTCTTGTGGGTAATCATGACACTTCATTCACATATACTAATAAGAGTATTCTCTTTAAATACCGTGACAAGTGATCAATGCCAATGTCCTCAAGTCATATTCtatgggagaaaaggaaaattatttctctctctctctctctctctctctctctctctctctctctttatctctctctctctctctctctctctctctctctctctctctctctctctctctctctctctctctttcgacagGCGTTGTCGGgacctgataatgattataacaataatcgtaatacaaatactgctactaatgattatgatgataataatgattataatggtattatGGACTATAAAAGCATCAATTATaccatcagtaatgataatgatcatgacatcaatgatggtaataataatgataatgattatgatattaacaataccaGTGCTAATAAagagctaatgatgataattataataatgataatgataagaatagtagtgattatggtgataatgatatgaataatgttcattgtaattatggtgataatgatatgaataatgtccattgtaattatcaccatcatgaaaaCGTTAAAAAtcgataattataaggataataaaaataactaaaagaatcataatagtagtagtagtgatattaatgataacagtaagagggagaacaataactataataataacaataactatgacaatataaataaaggaaatgataataatgataataataataataacaataatcatgataataatagtgatgctaataatagaaatagtaataataattatgatagtaataataaggatgatgggaataataatgattatatatatgataatgacagtaatgataataacaatcatgatgataataaaaatgatatgataataataatgttattaacattattattattactatcgttcttatgatagtaatatcattgataataatgacagtgatgataatgatgataacagta includes the following:
- the LOC113802193 gene encoding uncharacterized protein produces the protein MHARNLPLVILLVSWAVMSCEASLSVGGVVGGLAVLKGAALVGYAVERHRRYNRQLYHGRSRYHRGYNGRRHYRYGRSVDPDTEQDADEGKNMLLSTVGQLDPDGCILKMLCNLQTRSHSSLTPEEDLLVDMFSNNTETMSSYNAAFVYAADVGTRTRDPSVCNKLFPKCSLSEQQLSGLLRRVWGCASDLFREDVEREEDFSATPPMEQPMGEERPVDEEPREEQQTSDEEQPIVDYVDDEEVDTNVLSLQDDELPRSEMSMEKLVALDDEMFLDNGMPGLELPQNAEMILGNGMPIVELPQSAEMILDNGMLLNELPQNTEMILGNGMPLLELPQTAEMMLGNGMPLNELPLNAEMILGNGMPLLELPQTAEMILGNGMPLLELPLNAEMIFGNGLPLVDLAQTAEMMLGNGMPLNELPLNAEMILGNGIPLLELL